A genomic window from Nomascus leucogenys isolate Asia chromosome 10, Asia_NLE_v1, whole genome shotgun sequence includes:
- the RNF225 gene encoding RING finger protein 225: MPCPRPFWLRHSRVPQGLGPSSPGSLSAPRSPSRAEDQNEEEEEEDGDGSLGSGPILPPASPVECLICVSSFDGVFKLPKCLDCGHVFCLECLARLSLATAGGGNAVACPVCRAPTRLAPRRGLPALPTQSGLLPRDARAPPSRQGSVRFDRRRGLLYLRPPPPPPGPRKARAPPPPPPLRLGRPLSRRLSLASPAWVFNAAVALAVLVAAGLVVSGVYIFFLIPHATSSGPARPQLVALAPAPGFSWFPPRPTPGSPWTPAWTPRPTGPDLDTALPGTAEDALEPEAGSEDPAEAEGTLDSRSDGTWGTETGPGWAPWPRGARRLWGPQ, translated from the coding sequence ATGCCCTGCCCTCGGCCGTTCTGGCTCCGCCATTCCCGGGTCCCCCAGGGCTTGGGTCCCAGCTCTCCGGGCTCGCTCTCTGCGCCCCGCTCCCCAAGCAGAGCGGAAGAccagaatgaggaggaggaggaggaggacggaGATGGCAGCCTAGGCTCCGGCCCCATCCTGCCCCCCGCCTCACCGGTGGAGTGCCTCATCTGCGTGTCCTCCTTCGACGGCGTGTTCAAGCTGCCCAAGTGCCTGGACTGCGGCCACGTCTTCTGTCTCGAGTGCCTGGCGCGCCTATCGTTGGCCACGGCGGGCGGCGGCAACGCGGTGGCCTGTCCTGTGTGCCGCGCGCCCACGCGCCTGGCCCCCCGCCGCGGACTCCCCGCGTTGCCAACGCAGTCCGGTCTCCTGCCCCGCGACGCGCGCGCACCGCCCTCTCGCCAGGGCTCCGTGCGCTTCGACCGGCGCCGCGGCCTTCTCTACCtgcggccgccgccgcccccgcccgGGCCGCGCAAGGCCCGCGCCCCGCCGCCCCCACCGCCTCTGCGCCTGGGCCGCCCGCTGTCGCGCCGCCTGTCGCTGGCCAGCCCGGCCTGGGTCTTCAACGCGGCCGTGGCGCTGGCCGTGCTGGTGGCCGCGGGCCTCGTGGTCTCGGGCGTCTACATCTTCTTCCTCATCCCGCACGCCACCTCCTCCGGCCCCGCGCGGCCCCAGCTCGTGGCGCTCGCTCCAGCACCCGGCTTCTCTTGGTTCCCGCCCAGGCCCACGCCGGGGTCGCCCTGGACCCCCGCCTGGACGCCGCGCCCCACGGGCCCTGACCTGGACACGGCCCTGCCGGGAACTGCAGAAGATGCGCTGGAGCCCGAGGCGGGCTCCGAGGACCCGGCGGAGGCCGAGGGGACGCTGGACAGCCGATCAGATGGCACGTGGGGCACAGAGACTGGCCCCGGCTGGGCCCCGTGGCCACGGGGCGCGAGGAGGCTGTGGGGCCCACAATAA
- the RPS5 gene encoding 40S ribosomal protein S5, producing MTEWETAAPAVAETPDIKLFGKWSTDDVQINDISLQDYIAVKEKYAKYLPHSAGRYAAKRFRKAQCPIVERLTNSMMMHGRNNGKKLMTVRIVKHAFEIIHLLTGENPLQVLVNAIINSGPREDSTRIGRAGTVRRQAVDVSPLRRVNQAIWLLCTGAREAAFRNIKTIAECLADELINAAKGSSNSYAIKKKDELERVAKSNR from the exons ATGACCGAGTGGGAGACAGCAGCACCAGCGGTGGCAGAGACCCCAGACATCAAGCTCTTTGGGAAGTGGAGCACCGATGATGTGCAGATCAACGACATTTCCCTGCAG GATTACATTGCAGTGAAAGAGAAGTATGCCAAGTACCTGCCTCACAGTGCAGGGCGGTATGCCGCCAAACGCTTCCGCAAAGCTCAGTGTCCCATTGTGGAGCGCCTCACTAACTCCATGATGATGCACGGCCGCAACAATGGCAAGAAGCTCATGACTGTGCGCATCGTCAAGCATGCCTTCGAGATCATACACCTGCTCACGGGCGAG AACCCTCTGCAGGTCTTGGTGAACGCCATCATCAACAGTGGTCCCCGGGAGGACTCCACACGCATTGGGCGCGCCGGGACTGTGAGACGACAGGCTGTGGATGTGTCCCCACTGCGCCGTGTGAATCAG GCCATCTGGCTGCTGTGCACAGGCGCTCGTGAGGCTGCCTTCCGGAACATTAAGACCATTGCTGAGTGCCTGGCAGATGAGCTCATCAATGCTGCCAAG GGCTCCTCCAACTCCTATGCCATTAAGAAGAAGGACGAGCTGGAGCGTGTGGCCAAGTCCAACCGCTGA